Proteins from one Bos indicus x Bos taurus breed Angus x Brahman F1 hybrid chromosome 19, Bos_hybrid_MaternalHap_v2.0, whole genome shotgun sequence genomic window:
- the TIMM22 gene encoding mitochondrial import inner membrane translocase subunit Tim22 isoform X5, whose product MAATAPKAGGSAPEAAASAEAPLQYSLLLQYLVGDKRQPRLLEPGSLGGIPSPAKSEEQKMIERAMESCAFKAALACVGGFVLGGAFGVFTAGIDTNVGFDPKDPYRTPTAREVLKDMGQRGMSYAKNFAIVGAMFSCTECLVESFPCLACFFGSELLFSTHSTGENQIGRTVSLVAASLEEPLVSEY is encoded by the exons ATGGCAGCGACCGCCCCCAAGGCTGGGGGATCCGCACCTGAGGCGGCGGCTTCCGCCGAAGCTCCGCTGCAGTACAGCCTTCTTCTGCAGTACTTGGTGGGCGACAAGCGTCAGCCCCGGctcctggagcctgggagcctggGCGGGATCCCGAGTCCAGCCAAGAGTGAGGAGCAGAAGATGATCGAGAGGGCGATGGAAAGCTGTGCCTTCAAGGCTGCATTGGCCTGCGTGGGAG GATTTGTCTTGGGAGGTGCATTTGGGGTGTTCACCGCTGGCATCGATACCAACGTGGGCTTTGACCCTAAGGATCCTTACCGCACGCCGACAGCCAGAGAAGTTCTTAAAGACATGGGCCAGAGAGGAATGTCCTATGCCAAAAATTTTGCCATTGTGGGCGCCATGTTTTCTTGCactgaatgtttggtagaatct TTTCCTTGTCTGGCTTGTTTCTTTGGCTCTGAACTGCTCTTCTCCACCCACAGTACCGGGGAAAATCAGATTGGAAGAACAGTGTCATTAGTGGCTGCATCACTGGAGGAGCCATTGGTTTCAGAG tattag
- the TIMM22 gene encoding mitochondrial import inner membrane translocase subunit Tim22 isoform X4, with protein MAATAPKAGGSAPEAAASAEAPLQYSLLLQYLVGDKRQPRLLEPGSLGGIPSPAKSEEQKMIERAMESCAFKAALACVGGFVLGGAFGVFTAGIDTNVGFDPKDPYRTPTAREVLKDMGQRGMSYAKNFAIVGAMFSCTECLVESFPCLACFFGSELLFSTHSTGENQIGRTVSLVAASLEEPLVSEGWFC; from the exons ATGGCAGCGACCGCCCCCAAGGCTGGGGGATCCGCACCTGAGGCGGCGGCTTCCGCCGAAGCTCCGCTGCAGTACAGCCTTCTTCTGCAGTACTTGGTGGGCGACAAGCGTCAGCCCCGGctcctggagcctgggagcctggGCGGGATCCCGAGTCCAGCCAAGAGTGAGGAGCAGAAGATGATCGAGAGGGCGATGGAAAGCTGTGCCTTCAAGGCTGCATTGGCCTGCGTGGGAG GATTTGTCTTGGGAGGTGCATTTGGGGTGTTCACCGCTGGCATCGATACCAACGTGGGCTTTGACCCTAAGGATCCTTACCGCACGCCGACAGCCAGAGAAGTTCTTAAAGACATGGGCCAGAGAGGAATGTCCTATGCCAAAAATTTTGCCATTGTGGGCGCCATGTTTTCTTGCactgaatgtttggtagaatct TTTCCTTGTCTGGCTTGTTTCTTTGGCTCTGAACTGCTCTTCTCCACCCACAGTACCGGGGAAAATCAGATTGGAAGAACAGTGTCATTAGTGGCTGCATCACTGGAGGAGCCATTGGTTTCAGAG GGCTGGTTCTGTTAA
- the TIMM22 gene encoding mitochondrial import inner membrane translocase subunit Tim22 isoform X3 — translation MAATAPKAGGSAPEAAASAEAPLQYSLLLQYLVGDKRQPRLLEPGSLGGIPSPAKSEEQKMIERAMESCAFKAALACVGGFVLGGAFGVFTAGIDTNVGFDPKDPYRTPTAREVLKDMGQRGMSYAKNFAIVGAMFSCTECLVESFPCLACFFGSELLFSTHSTGENQIGRTVSLVAASLEEPLVSEDRTEA, via the exons ATGGCAGCGACCGCCCCCAAGGCTGGGGGATCCGCACCTGAGGCGGCGGCTTCCGCCGAAGCTCCGCTGCAGTACAGCCTTCTTCTGCAGTACTTGGTGGGCGACAAGCGTCAGCCCCGGctcctggagcctgggagcctggGCGGGATCCCGAGTCCAGCCAAGAGTGAGGAGCAGAAGATGATCGAGAGGGCGATGGAAAGCTGTGCCTTCAAGGCTGCATTGGCCTGCGTGGGAG GATTTGTCTTGGGAGGTGCATTTGGGGTGTTCACCGCTGGCATCGATACCAACGTGGGCTTTGACCCTAAGGATCCTTACCGCACGCCGACAGCCAGAGAAGTTCTTAAAGACATGGGCCAGAGAGGAATGTCCTATGCCAAAAATTTTGCCATTGTGGGCGCCATGTTTTCTTGCactgaatgtttggtagaatct TTTCCTTGTCTGGCTTGTTTCTTTGGCTCTGAACTGCTCTTCTCCACCCACAGTACCGGGGAAAATCAGATTGGAAGAACAGTGTCATTAGTGGCTGCATCACTGGAGGAGCCATTGGTTTCAGAG GATAGAACAGAAGCATAG
- the TIMM22 gene encoding mitochondrial import inner membrane translocase subunit Tim22 isoform X2, which translates to MAATAPKAGGSAPEAAASAEAPLQYSLLLQYLVGDKRQPRLLEPGSLGGIPSPAKSEEQKMIERAMESCAFKAALACVGGFVLGGAFGVFTAGIDTNVGFDPKDPYRTPTAREVLKDMGQRGMSYAKNFAIVGAMFSCTECLVESYRGKSDWKNSVISGCITGGAIGFRGLVLLTTFLPVRSCFHETRNRSSLE; encoded by the exons ATGGCAGCGACCGCCCCCAAGGCTGGGGGATCCGCACCTGAGGCGGCGGCTTCCGCCGAAGCTCCGCTGCAGTACAGCCTTCTTCTGCAGTACTTGGTGGGCGACAAGCGTCAGCCCCGGctcctggagcctgggagcctggGCGGGATCCCGAGTCCAGCCAAGAGTGAGGAGCAGAAGATGATCGAGAGGGCGATGGAAAGCTGTGCCTTCAAGGCTGCATTGGCCTGCGTGGGAG GATTTGTCTTGGGAGGTGCATTTGGGGTGTTCACCGCTGGCATCGATACCAACGTGGGCTTTGACCCTAAGGATCCTTACCGCACGCCGACAGCCAGAGAAGTTCTTAAAGACATGGGCCAGAGAGGAATGTCCTATGCCAAAAATTTTGCCATTGTGGGCGCCATGTTTTCTTGCactgaatgtttggtagaatct TACCGGGGAAAATCAGATTGGAAGAACAGTGTCATTAGTGGCTGCATCACTGGAGGAGCCATTGGTTTCAGAG GGCTGGTTCTGTTAACCACTTTCCTGCCTGTGAGGAGCTGTTTTCACGAGACTAGAAATCGCAGTTCTTTGGAATGA
- the TIMM22 gene encoding mitochondrial import inner membrane translocase subunit Tim22 isoform X1, with the protein MAATAPKAGGSAPEAAASAEAPLQYSLLLQYLVGDKRQPRLLEPGSLGGIPSPAKSEEQKMIERAMESCAFKAALACVGGFVLGGAFGVFTAGIDTNVGFDPKDPYRTPTAREVLKDMGQRGMSYAKNFAIVGAMFSCTECLVESYRGKSDWKNSVISGCITGGAIGFRAGLKAGVIGCGGFAAFSAAIDYYLR; encoded by the exons ATGGCAGCGACCGCCCCCAAGGCTGGGGGATCCGCACCTGAGGCGGCGGCTTCCGCCGAAGCTCCGCTGCAGTACAGCCTTCTTCTGCAGTACTTGGTGGGCGACAAGCGTCAGCCCCGGctcctggagcctgggagcctggGCGGGATCCCGAGTCCAGCCAAGAGTGAGGAGCAGAAGATGATCGAGAGGGCGATGGAAAGCTGTGCCTTCAAGGCTGCATTGGCCTGCGTGGGAG GATTTGTCTTGGGAGGTGCATTTGGGGTGTTCACCGCTGGCATCGATACCAACGTGGGCTTTGACCCTAAGGATCCTTACCGCACGCCGACAGCCAGAGAAGTTCTTAAAGACATGGGCCAGAGAGGAATGTCCTATGCCAAAAATTTTGCCATTGTGGGCGCCATGTTTTCTTGCactgaatgtttggtagaatct TACCGGGGAAAATCAGATTGGAAGAACAGTGTCATTAGTGGCTGCATCACTGGAGGAGCCATTGGTTTCAGAG CTGGCTTGAAGGCTGGGGTCATCGGCTGTGGAGGTTTCGCTGCTTTCTCCGCTGCGATTGACTATTACCTACGGTGA
- the TIMM22 gene encoding mitochondrial import inner membrane translocase subunit Tim22 isoform X6, with product MAATAPKAGGSAPEAAASAEAPLQYSLLLQYLVGDKRQPRLLEPGSLGGIPSPAKSEEQKMIERAMESCAFKAALACVGGFVLGGAFGVFTAGIDTNVGFDPKDPYRTPTAREVLKDMGQRGMSYAKNFAIVGAMFSCTECLVESYRGKSDWKNSVISGCITGGAIGFRG from the exons ATGGCAGCGACCGCCCCCAAGGCTGGGGGATCCGCACCTGAGGCGGCGGCTTCCGCCGAAGCTCCGCTGCAGTACAGCCTTCTTCTGCAGTACTTGGTGGGCGACAAGCGTCAGCCCCGGctcctggagcctgggagcctggGCGGGATCCCGAGTCCAGCCAAGAGTGAGGAGCAGAAGATGATCGAGAGGGCGATGGAAAGCTGTGCCTTCAAGGCTGCATTGGCCTGCGTGGGAG GATTTGTCTTGGGAGGTGCATTTGGGGTGTTCACCGCTGGCATCGATACCAACGTGGGCTTTGACCCTAAGGATCCTTACCGCACGCCGACAGCCAGAGAAGTTCTTAAAGACATGGGCCAGAGAGGAATGTCCTATGCCAAAAATTTTGCCATTGTGGGCGCCATGTTTTCTTGCactgaatgtttggtagaatct TACCGGGGAAAATCAGATTGGAAGAACAGTGTCATTAGTGGCTGCATCACTGGAGGAGCCATTGGTTTCAGAG GATAG